AGATGCAGGCATTGGGTTTTTGGCTCTATCTTATGAGCGACATCATCATATTTGCGACGCTCTTCGCCACCTTTGCCGTCCTGGGCCGCAACTATGCCGGAGGCCCGACAGGGAAGGAACTGTTCGAACTGCCTTACGTTTTGGGTGAAACCTTGCTCCTGCTGTTCAGCAGCGTAACCTATGGTCTGGTCATGCTGGCTGTGCACAAAGGCATGAAGAAGTGGGTCCTGAACGGACTCGTGGTCACCTTTCTGCTGGGGCTTGGATTTGTCTTAATGGAAATCAAAGAGTTCCACAACCTGATTGCCGCAGGCCACGGACCGGACGTCAGCGCCTTCCTTTCGAGTTATTTCACCCTGGTAGGGACTCACGGCACCCATGTGACTTTCGGGCTGATCTGGATGGCGGTCATGATAGTTCAGGTGGCCGTCAAAGGGTTGACCTCTCCTGTTCAGTCACGGCTGATGCGCCTGAGTATGTTCTGGCATTTTCTGGATATCGTCTGGATCGGCATATTCAGTATCGTCTACCTGATGGGAGTTATGTAAATGAGTCAAGCATATATCGACAGCACCGGCGCCAGCAGAGGAAGCCTCAAATCGTACCTTACCGGTTTCGTTCTTTCCCTCATTCTGACCGCGATTCCGTTTGCTTTGGTGATGAGTGGTACCTGGTCCTCCTCAGCGATCCTGGCCGGCATTTTCATTGCGGGCATCGTGCAGATTCTGGTGCACTTGTATTACTTCCTGCATCTGGACACTTCATCAGCCGCGCGGTGGAACGTGTTCGCGTTGATATTCACTTTAGCGATCATGGTTCTCTTCGTCGGAG
This DNA window, taken from Desulfomonile tiedjei, encodes the following:
- the cyoC gene encoding cytochrome o ubiquinol oxidase subunit III — protein: MTTDALTIGIAHNEEAEHPDTVEMQALGFWLYLMSDIIIFATLFATFAVLGRNYAGGPTGKELFELPYVLGETLLLLFSSVTYGLVMLAVHKGMKKWVLNGLVVTFLLGLGFVLMEIKEFHNLIAAGHGPDVSAFLSSYFTLVGTHGTHVTFGLIWMAVMIVQVAVKGLTSPVQSRLMRLSMFWHFLDIVWIGIFSIVYLMGVM
- the cyoD gene encoding cytochrome o ubiquinol oxidase subunit IV; translated protein: MSQAYIDSTGASRGSLKSYLTGFVLSLILTAIPFALVMSGTWSSSAILAGIFIAGIVQILVHLYYFLHLDTSSAARWNVFALIFTLAIMVLFVGGTIWIMLNLYHRMM